From Rutidosis leptorrhynchoides isolate AG116_Rl617_1_P2 chromosome 3, CSIRO_AGI_Rlap_v1, whole genome shotgun sequence, a single genomic window includes:
- the LOC139899437 gene encoding uncharacterized protein, with the protein MASSPFHSHGCIEQKKHWWLTNKKIIDLYIKDARSLIASQQQHNIASAINLLDSALALSPRFETAIELKATCLLYLRRYKEVADMLQDYIPSLKMSSDDTSSSSSSSSSDNSLQPLARERVKLLSSGCNSPSRSEQPFKCFSVSDLKKKVMAGLAKNRDKEANWRYLILGKACSHLGLMEDAMALLQTGKRLASAAFRRESVCWRDDSFTSSGEIFISGNQPQTPQDSDNICHLLSHIKLLLRRKTAAIAAAEAGLYAESIRHFSKIVDSRRGAPQGFLAECYLHRASAYRSSGRIAEAVADCNRTLALDPSCIEALSIRASLFETIHCLPDSLHDLEHLKLLYNSILRDRKLPGPAWKRQHVAYSEIPRKLSSIANKIQELKLRVASGEIGNVDHYALMGLRRGCSRAELERSHLLLTLRHKPDKSNSFIDRCEFSDERDIESVKDRAKMSSLLLYRLIQRAYTNLMRIVLDEEAAEKQRKNASIAIQQAIKRDEQQQSCKSVKLVTIKKGCNRVENKNAFQGVFCRDLAVVGNLLSQTGFNRPIPVKYEGLSC; encoded by the exons ATGGCCTCATCCCCTTTTCATTCTCATGGATGTATTGAACAAAAAAAACATTGGTGGCTTACAAACAAAAAG ATTATTGATTTATACATTAAAGACGCCAGATCGTTAATTGCGTCACAACAACAACACAACATTGCATCTGCAATCAATCTGCTTGATTCTGCACTTGCATTATCACCTCGATTTGAAACCGCAATCGAATTAAAAGCTACTTGTCTTCTTTATTTAAGAAGATATAAGGAAGTTGCTGATATGTTACAGGATTATATTCCTAGTTTAAAAATGTCATCTGATGACacgtcatcatcttcttcttcctcctcgtCTGATAATAGTTTACAACCGCTTGCTAGAGAACGAGTCAAGCTTTTATCGAGCGGATGTAACTCACCGTCTCGATCTGAACAACCGTTCAAATGTTTCTCTGTTTCCGATTTGAAGAAAAAAGTCATGGCTGGACTCGCTAAAAATCGTGATAAAGAAGCTAATTggag GTATTTGATTCTAGGTAAAGCTTGTAGTCATTTAGGATTAATGGAGGACGCAATGGCGCTTCTGCAAACCGGAAAACGCCTCGCCTCCGCCGCTTTCCGCCGTGAAAGTGTTTGTTGGCGAGACGATAGTTTCACATCCTCCGGCGAAATATTCATCTCCGGCAACCAGCCACAAACACCTCAAGATTCCGATAACATCTGTCATCTACTCAGCCACATCAAACTCCTCCTCCGCCGTAAAACGGCAGCAATCGCGGCGGCCGAGGCCGGATTATACGCCGAATCGATCAGACATTTTTCGAAAATTGTCGATAGCCGGCGCGGTGCGCCGCAAGGTTTTTTAGCCGAATGTTACTTGCATCGAGCTTCAGCTTACCGATCATCCGGTAGAATAGCTGAAGCCGTTGCGGATTGTAATCGAACGTTAGCGTTAGATCCGTCTTGTATCGAAGCGTTATCTATTCGAGCTTCGTTATTCGAAACCATACATTGTCTCCCTGACTCGCTGCACGATCTCGAACACTTAAAGTTGTTATACAACTCGATTTTACGTGACCGAAAACTTCCCGGACCGGCTTGGAAACGTCAACACGTTGCGTATAGCGAAATCCCTAGGAAACTTAGCTCGATCGCGAACAAAATTCAAGAGCTCAAACTTAGGGTTGCATCGGGCGAAATAGGAAATGTAGATCACTATGCTTTAATGGGATTAAGGCGTGGTTGTTCACGAGCCGAATTAGAAAGATCACATTTGTTACTTACATTACGACATAAACCAGATAAATCGAATAGTTTTATCGATAGGTGTGAGTTTTCGGATGAGCGTGATATAGAATCGGTTAAGGATCGAGCTAAGATGTCGAGTTTATTATTGTATAGATTGATCCAACGAGCGTATACAAATCTAATGCGAATAGTGTTGGATGAAGAAGCGGCTGAGAAACAAAGGAAGAATGCGTCTATTGCGATACAACAAGCGATAAAACGCGATGAACAACAACAGTCATGTAAATCGGTTAAACTAGTAACAATAAAGAAGGGGTGTAATCGAGTCGAGAACAAGAATGCATTTCAAGGAGTGTTTTGTAGAGATCTTGCTGTTGTTGGGAATTTGTTGTCACAAACCGGGTTTAATCGCCCGATTCCAGTTAAATATGAAGGTTTAAGTTGCTAg